A portion of the Bacillus sp. es.034 genome contains these proteins:
- a CDS encoding ferritin-like domain-containing protein, with the protein MDEAKLHELIDGLNEDLANEYAAVILYTNYAAVVSGLYRQILKPFFEEEIPDEQGHALYLAEKIKTLGGQPTTTPAAVKQTDDVKEMLEEGRKAEADTIERYKKRKEQAEELGLVELSIKLDDMIADETHHLEEFDRLLKDPSFN; encoded by the coding sequence ATGGATGAAGCAAAATTACATGAATTGATTGATGGATTAAACGAAGATTTAGCCAATGAATATGCGGCAGTCATTCTTTACACCAACTACGCTGCTGTAGTCAGCGGCTTGTATCGTCAAATCTTAAAACCTTTCTTTGAAGAAGAAATTCCTGATGAGCAGGGTCACGCTTTATACCTTGCCGAAAAGATTAAAACATTGGGTGGTCAGCCGACAACGACGCCTGCAGCCGTTAAACAAACGGATGATGTAAAGGAAATGCTTGAAGAGGGCCGTAAAGCTGAAGCAGATACCATTGAGCGCTATAAGAAGCGTAAAGAACAAGCCGAGGAATTGGGACTTGTGGAACTCAGCATCAAGCTTGATGATATGATCGCAGATGAAACTCATCATCTTGAAGAATTTGACCGTCTGTTAAAGGATCCTTCTTTCAACTAA
- a CDS encoding YkuS family protein: protein MRIGVEQSLTNVVEALRAQGHEVVELKQESDANGCDCCVVTGMDTDVMGIQNVATQGPVIEASGLSADQICQEVESRLQ from the coding sequence ATGAGAATTGGTGTTGAACAATCCTTAACTAACGTTGTAGAAGCCTTACGGGCACAGGGGCATGAAGTAGTGGAGCTTAAGCAGGAGTCAGATGCAAATGGGTGTGACTGCTGTGTCGTGACTGGAATGGATACAGACGTAATGGGTATTCAAAATGTAGCGACTCAAGGCCCTGTCATCGAAGCAAGCGGACTGAGTGCCGATCAAATCTGCCAAGAAGTCGAAAGCAGACTGCAATAA